One stretch of Arachis hypogaea cultivar Tifrunner chromosome 20, arahy.Tifrunner.gnm2.J5K5, whole genome shotgun sequence DNA includes these proteins:
- the LOC112782299 gene encoding uncharacterized protein has product MAEPQGGGAEGSRRRSTSAARRGAAAPTQEGAPPPSPSSPCGACKFLRRKCVAGCIFAPHFSSDQGAAKFAAVHKVFGASNVSKLLLHVPAHRRNEAVATICYEAQARLSDPVYGCVSTILSLQQQVASLQAEVAMTQTQVMNGRIAYASVLDTTQQQQQPQQQALQHHHPNMMINNLGLYPAFSNSSSASTTNLMNITNFNPATGGFDLSMEAATAPSSSHSIHPLHHNSNFSRLSQYDDDDEQESKIPPVFNPDL; this is encoded by the exons ATGGCTGAGCCACAAGGCGGTGGTGCTGAAGGAAGCAGGCGTAGAAGCACTAGTGCCGCAAGGCGTGGCGCGGCGGCGCCAACGCAAGAGGGAGCGCCGCCGCCATCTCCGAGTAGTCCATGCGGGGCTTGCAAGTTCTTGAGGAGGAAGTGTGTTGCAGGGTGCATCTTTGCACCCCACTTTAGCTCGGACCAAGGTGCCGCTAAGTTTGCGGCGGTTCACAAGGTGTTTGGTGCTAGCAATGTGTCGAAGCTTTTGTTGCATGTTCCGGCACACCGCCGCAATGAAGCGGTGGCGACTATTTGTTACGAGGCTCAGGCAAGGCTATCTGATCCGGTTTATGGTTGTGTGTCCACCATTCTCTCTTTGCAACAACAG GTGGCATCTTTGCAAGCAGAGGTGGCTATGACTCAAACTCAAGTGATGAATGGAAGGATTGCATATGCAAGTGTTCTTGACACCacccagcagcagcagcagccgcAACAACAAGCACTACAGCATCACCACCCAAACATGATGATCAACAATTTGGGGCTGTATCCAGCATTCTCAAACAGCTCATCTGCCTCCACAACTAACCTTATGAACATCACCAACTTCAACCCTGCTACCGGTGGTTTCGACCTCTCAATGGAGGCGGCAACAGCACCCTCATCGTCTCACAGCATTCATCCACTTCATCATAATAGCAATTTCTCTCGCTTGTCtcaatatgatgatgatgatgaacaaGAAAGCAAGATTCCTCCGGTCTTTAACCCTGATCTGTAG
- the LOC112786549 gene encoding uncharacterized protein codes for MIVNGASDTILCRCFPNYLDGPALDWLCALPAGSILRFQQLAKLFEDHFAGSAIYLHDSDYLNTIKQRQNESLKDYMTRFTKVVISIPDLHPEVRLHAIKSGLRPGKFQETIAVSKPKTLAEFREKAKGQIDIEELKQARKSDKTNYRDEEKVHNSKKNFKLTPRFDSYTQFNAKREDIIKEILNSKLIKPPRKAGTYQDTKHVDKSKYCTFHQKHGHTTDECVVAKDLLERLARQGHLDKRRC; via the exons ATGATCGTCAACGGTGCATCTGATACTATTTTGTGTCGTTGTTTTCCAAATTatttagacggtcctgcacttgattggcTTTGTGCTTTGCCTGCAGGTTCAATTTTACGATTCCAACAGCTGGCCAAGCTATTTGAGGATCACTTTGCTGGCTCCGCAATTTATCTGCATGACTCAGATTATCTGAATACAATTAAGCAAAGACAAAATGAGAGCCTAAAAGACTATATGACTCGTTTTACGAAGGTCGTCATAAGCATACCTGATCTCCACCCTGAAGTTCGCCTTCATGCCATCAAAAGCGGACTTCGACCTGGGAAATTCCAAGAGACAATCGCCGTATCTAAACCAAAAACACTCGCCGAGTTTCGAGAGAAAGCAAAAGGCCAGATTGATATTGAGGAGTTGAAACAAGCTCGGAAGTCCGACAAAACAAACTACAGAGACGAGGAAAAAGTGCATAACagtaagaaaaattttaaactaaccCCTCGTTTTGACTCTTATACACAGTTCAACGCTAAACGGGAGGATATAATCAAAGAGATCCTGAACTCCAAATTAATCAAACCACCAAGAAAAGCGGGGACATATCAGGACACAAAACACGTCGACAAATCTAAGTACTGCACTTTCCATCAGAAGCACGGCCACACAACCGACGAATGTGTCGTCGCAAAAGACCTCTTGGAACGATTGGCTCGGCAAGGGCACCTTGACAA GAGGAGATGCTAG
- the LOC112784311 gene encoding probable inactive leucine-rich repeat receptor-like protein kinase At3g03770: MAKTLHPSMLLILVTITLSILDSEQQRIQSTQSKALLTIQRLLNFPAVLSSWNSSTDFCSSDSKTSLTVVCYEGTITQLNIVGEAKASPLPKTFSVDSFVKALVKFPTLKVLTLVSLGIWGPLPAKIARLSSLEILNLSSNFLCGAIPPELASLSHLQTLILDDNMFASRLPDWLDSFPALTVLSLKTNSFNGSLPDSLGQLENLRVLSLSHNRFYGAVPDLSRLVNLEVLELDENAFGPDFPKLGNKLVTLVLRNNKFRSNIPDELSSYYQLERFDISSNSFVGPFQLQLLSLPSITYLNISGNRLTGMLYDNVSCNSQLQAVDLSSNLLAGSLPKCLESNSNGRSVRYAGNCLEETDRDQHESSFCHTEAIAVGILLPERKRHRRVSKAVLSSVIVGGIFGVVAVFSLILFIVRRGNSKSRVKKNPPTKLISENAASGYTTKLQSDARYVSQTMKFGSVGLPPYRAYSLEEIEVATNNFDSARFMGEGSQGQMYRGQLRDGSLVAIRCVKMRKCFSTQDFMHYIELISKYRHLHLVSALGHCFECYLDDSSVSRIFLVFEYVPNGTLKSWISDGHYRKSLSWTQRIAASIGVAKGIEFLHTGLVPAVFSNNIKITDVLLDQNFVAKISSYNLPLLSNIVKSGSGNLSIGFRSPSFKQSLRHEDKSDIYDFGVILLELILGRTIKPRNVDTLKDLLQASITSNDEARMSIIDPAIRKACLDQSLKTMMEVCVRCLAKDPSERPSIEDVLWNLQFAAQVQDAWRVDSQSQSSDGSPISPLASRPMNFH, encoded by the exons ATGGCAAAAACACTTCATCCTTCAATGCTTCTCATTCTGGTAACAATTACACTCTCAATTCTCGATTCCGAGCAACAACGAATTCAATCAACGCAATCTAAGGCGCTTCTAACAATCCAACGGCTATTAAACTTCCCTGCTGTTTTAAGCAGCTGGAATAGCAGCACAGACTTCTGCAGCTCAGATTCAAAAACTTCTCTAACTGTTGTGTGCTATGAAGGCACCATAACTCAGCTTAATATCGTAGGCGAAGCGAAAGCTTCGCCTCTTCCGAAAACTTTCTCAGTTGATTCCTTTGTCAAAGCACTGGTAAAGTTTCCTACATTGAAAGTACTCACACTGGTTTCTCTTGGCATTTGGGGTCCCTTGCCTGCTAAGATAGCTCGTTTGTCGTCGCTCGAGATACTTAATCTGAGTTCAAATTTTCTCTGTGGCGCCATCCCTCCCGAGCTTGCTTCGCTTTCACATCTACAAACACTAATTCTTGATGACAACATGTTTGCCAGCCGTCTTCCGGACTGGCTGGATTCCTTCCCGGCCTTAACCGTGCTGAGTTTAAAGACTAATTCATTCAACGGTTCTCTTCCTGATTCGCTCGGTCAGTTAGAGAATCTGCGCGTTCTTTCGCTTTCTCATAACAGGTTTTATGGAGCAGTACCTGATTTAAGCCGGTTGGTGAATCTAGAAGTGCTGGAATTGGATGAGAATGCTTTTGGACCTGACTTTCCGAAGCTTGGAAACAAGTTGGTTACTTTAGTGCTAAGAAACAACAAGTTTAGATCTAATATCCCTGATGAATTAAGCTCATACTATCAGCTCGAACGATTCGATATCTCTTCGAATTCTTTCGTTGGGCCCTTCCAGCTGCAACTGTTATCACTTCCATCTATTACTTATCTAAACATTTCTGGAAACAGATTAACAGGAATGCTTTATGATAATGTTTCTTGCAACTCTCAACTCCAAGCAGTGGATTTATCCTCAAATCTTTTGGCTGGAAGCTTACCAAAATGTTTGGAGTCGAATTCGAATGGAAGGAGTGTCCGGTATGCTGGGAATTGTCTCGAGGAGACGGATCGAGATCAACACGAATCGTCGTTTTGCCACACTGAAGCCATAGCAGTTGGAATATTGTTACCTGAaaggaagaggcacagaagagtGTCTAAGGCAGTTCTTTCAAGTGTGATAGTTGGTGGAATTTTTGGAGTTGTAGCtgttttttcattgattttgtttattgttaGAAGAGGAAATTCCAAAAGCAGAGTGAAGAAGAATCCTCCAACGAAATTGATATCAGAAAATGCAGCTTCTGGATACACCACTAAGCTACAATCTGATGCAA GGTATGTATCTCAAACAATGAAGTTCGGATCTGTTGGTCTGCCACCTTATCGAGCTTACTCACTGGAAGAGATTGAGGTAGCTACAAACAATTTTGACTCAGCTCGTTTCATGGGTGAAGGTTCTCAAGGACAG ATGTACAGAGGTCAACTTAGGGATGGTTCACTTGTTGCCataagatgtgtgaaaatgagaaAATGCTTCAGCACTCAAGACTTTATGCACTACATAGAGCTGATATCAAAGTATAGGCATCTCCACTTAGTCAGTGCCCTTGGACACTGCTTTGAATGCTATTTAGATGATTCAAGTGTCAGCAGAATATTCCTTGTCTTTGAATATGTACCCAATGGCACACTCAAGAGCTGGATCTCAG ATGGACATTATAGAAAATCACTGAGCTGGACACAACGGATAGCAGCTTCAATTGGAGTAGCAAAGGGAATTGAATTTTTGCATACAGGACTTGTCCCTGCTGTATTCTCAAACAATATAAAGATAACTGATGTTTTATTGGATCAGAATTTTGTTGCAAAAATCAGCAGTTACAACCTACCTTTGTTATCTAATATTGTAAAG AGTGGAAGTGGAAATCTTTCCATTGGATTCAGAAGTCCAAGCTTTAAACAAAG TTTAAGACATGAAGATAAGTCAGATATTTATGACTTTGGAGTAATTCTACTGGAACTCATTCTTGGAAGGACAATAAAACCAAGGAATGTAGACACCTTAAAGGACCTG TTGCAAGCAAGCATAACATCAAACGATGAAGCTCGAATGAGCATCATAGATCCGGCGATTCGCAAGGCGTGCTTGGATCAATCACTGAAGACAATGATGGAAGTGTGTGTGAGGTGCCTGGCTAAAGATCCATCAGAGAGACCCTCAATCGAGGATGTTCTATGGAACTTGCAGTTTGCTGCTCAAGTCCAAGATGCATGGAGAGTTGACTCTCAAAGTCAAAGCAGTGATGGCTCTCCCATATCACCTTTGGCGTCGCGACCAATGAACTTCCATTAG
- the LOC112782298 gene encoding histone-lysine N-methyltransferase SUVR3 isoform X1: MLMAEETVPRKASCSNDPLIQCADLILPWLTPPELATVSITSTSLHKASASITTRRSSDASRTFENLPVPFRNTVDHYPYAYFLYTPSLILPSAASRLLRQPWGSAAPLASAPSRIPAESVSLVDELGQSVLSGCDCEACGGVGSDCPCLGLGGLDDVGSECGPGCGCGPECGNRLTQNGIAVRVKIVRDARKGWCLHSDQWIRKEEFLFEYAVYPIHHTNVKLIHGFLLGKGELLTTKEARRRHQCYDEKSSHGRFSSALLVVREHLPSGNVCLRLNIDATRIGNVARFVNHSCDGGNLSTKLIRSSGALFPRLCFFASKDIQTDEELTFSYGEIRKKANGLPCFCSSPSCFGTLPSEDT, translated from the exons ATGTTAATGGCAGAAGAGACAGTTCCCAGAAAAGCCAGCTGCTCCAACGACCCACTTATCCAATGCGCCGACCTCATCCTTCCATGGCTAACCCCACCGGAACTCGCCACCGTCTCCATAACCTCTACATCCCTCCACAAGGCCTCCGCCTCCATCACCACCCGCCGATCCTCCGACGCTTCTAGAACCTTCGAGAACCTTCCAGTCCCTTTCCGCAACACCGTCGACCACTACCCCTACGCCTACTTCCTCTACACCCCTTCCCTCATCCTTCCCTCCGCCGCATCCCGCCTCCTCCGCCAACCCTGGGGATCCGCTGCTCCTCTCGCCTCCGCGCCGAGTCGGATCCCCGCGGAATCGGTGAGTTTGGTCGACGAGTTAGGTCAGAGTGTGTTGTCTGGTTGCGACTGCGAGGCTTGTGGCGGTGTGGGTTCCGACTGTCCTTGTTTGGGCTTGGGTGGGCTGGATGACGTGGGCAGTGAGTGCGGGCCGGGATGTGGGTGCGGACCAGAGTGCGGAAACCGGTTGACTCAGAATGGGATTGCTGTTCGGGTGAAGATTGTGAGGGATGCAAGGAAAGGGTGGTGTTTGCATTCTGACCAGTGGATTCGGAAAGAGGAGTTCTTGTTTGAGTATGCAG TGTATCCAATACATCATACGAATGTAAAACTGATTCATGGTTTCCTGCTTGGAAAAGGCGAACTCTTGACAACCAAGGAAGCGCGGAGGAGACATCAATGTTATGATGAAAAATCATCACATGGTAGATTCTCTTCTGCACTTTTGGTTGTAAGGGAACATCTTCCATCTGGAAACGTATGCTTGAGATTGAATATTGATGCCACAAGAATAGGAAATGTTGCCCGGTTTGTTAATCATTCTTGTGATGGTGGTAACTTGAGCACAAAGCTAATTAGAAGTTCAGGAGCTTTGTTCCCCCGCCTCTGCTTCTTTGCTTCGAAAGATATCCAGACAGATGAAGAGCTTACATTTAGCTATGGAGAAATCAGGAAAAAGGCCAATGGTCTGCCATGCTTTTGCAGTAGCCCTTCATGCTTTGGAACTTTGCCTTCGGAAGACACTTGA
- the LOC112782298 gene encoding histone-lysine N-methyltransferase SUVR3 isoform X2: MLMAEETVPRKASCSNDPLIQCADLILPWLTPPELATVSITSTSLHKASASITTRRSSDASRTFENLPVPFRNTVDHYPYAYFLYTPSLILPSAASRLLRQPWGSAAPLASAPSRIPAESVSLVDELGQSVLSGCDCEACGGVGSDCPCLGLGGLDDVGSECGPGCGCGPECGNRLTQNGIAVRVKIVRDARKGWCLHSDQWIRKEEFLFEYAGELLTTKEARRRHQCYDEKSSHGRFSSALLVVREHLPSGNVCLRLNIDATRIGNVARFVNHSCDGGNLSTKLIRSSGALFPRLCFFASKDIQTDEELTFSYGEIRKKANGLPCFCSSPSCFGTLPSEDT; this comes from the exons ATGTTAATGGCAGAAGAGACAGTTCCCAGAAAAGCCAGCTGCTCCAACGACCCACTTATCCAATGCGCCGACCTCATCCTTCCATGGCTAACCCCACCGGAACTCGCCACCGTCTCCATAACCTCTACATCCCTCCACAAGGCCTCCGCCTCCATCACCACCCGCCGATCCTCCGACGCTTCTAGAACCTTCGAGAACCTTCCAGTCCCTTTCCGCAACACCGTCGACCACTACCCCTACGCCTACTTCCTCTACACCCCTTCCCTCATCCTTCCCTCCGCCGCATCCCGCCTCCTCCGCCAACCCTGGGGATCCGCTGCTCCTCTCGCCTCCGCGCCGAGTCGGATCCCCGCGGAATCGGTGAGTTTGGTCGACGAGTTAGGTCAGAGTGTGTTGTCTGGTTGCGACTGCGAGGCTTGTGGCGGTGTGGGTTCCGACTGTCCTTGTTTGGGCTTGGGTGGGCTGGATGACGTGGGCAGTGAGTGCGGGCCGGGATGTGGGTGCGGACCAGAGTGCGGAAACCGGTTGACTCAGAATGGGATTGCTGTTCGGGTGAAGATTGTGAGGGATGCAAGGAAAGGGTGGTGTTTGCATTCTGACCAGTGGATTCGGAAAGAGGAGTTCTTGTTTGAGTATGCAG GCGAACTCTTGACAACCAAGGAAGCGCGGAGGAGACATCAATGTTATGATGAAAAATCATCACATGGTAGATTCTCTTCTGCACTTTTGGTTGTAAGGGAACATCTTCCATCTGGAAACGTATGCTTGAGATTGAATATTGATGCCACAAGAATAGGAAATGTTGCCCGGTTTGTTAATCATTCTTGTGATGGTGGTAACTTGAGCACAAAGCTAATTAGAAGTTCAGGAGCTTTGTTCCCCCGCCTCTGCTTCTTTGCTTCGAAAGATATCCAGACAGATGAAGAGCTTACATTTAGCTATGGAGAAATCAGGAAAAAGGCCAATGGTCTGCCATGCTTTTGCAGTAGCCCTTCATGCTTTGGAACTTTGCCTTCGGAAGACACTTGA